A window of Tripterygium wilfordii isolate XIE 37 chromosome 7, ASM1340144v1, whole genome shotgun sequence contains these coding sequences:
- the LOC120002877 gene encoding alkane hydroxylase MAH1-like, which yields MERRIFDLLSSYMDQENTQGWEIDDKLLRDTVLNLMIAGQDTTASALTWLFWLLSKNPSVEAKIREELQTTEPESDIEKLNKLVYLHAALCESLRLYPPVPFQLKTPIKTDILPSGHEVEPNTKIVLLTYSMGRMKRVWGKDCLEYKPERWISENGRIKYEPSYKFFAFNAGPRTCLGKQVAFTQLKTTAAAIIRNFDVQVIEGHSVAPSASIILRMKHGLMVRVTKRGYY from the coding sequence ATGGAGAGAAGAATATTTGATCTATTGAGTTCATATATGGATCAAGAAAACACTCAAGGTTGGGAAATTGATGACAAGCTATTGAGAGACACAGTTCTGAATCTTATGATTGCAGGACAGGACACTACTGCTTCTGCTCTCACTTGGTTGTTCTGGCTTCTCTCCAAAAACCCATCAGTGGAAGCAAAGATCAGAGAGGAATTACAGACAACAGAACCAGAATCCGACATCGAAAAGCTGAACAAGTTAGTTTATCTACATGCAGCATTGTGTGAATCACTAAGGCTGTACCCACCAGTTCCTTTCCAACTCAAAACACCAATAAAGACAGACATTCTTCCAAGTGGTCATGAGGTGGAACCAAACACTAAGATCGTGTTGTTAACGTACTCGATGGGACGAATGAAGCGGGTTTGGGGCAAAGATTGCTTGGAATACAAGCCTGAGAGATGGATTTCGGAGAATGGAAGGATCAAGTACGAGCCTTCATACAAGTTCTTCGCATTCAATGCCGGACCGAGGACTTGTCTTGGGAAGCAAGTGGCTTTTACACAGTTGAAGACCACTGCAGCTGCTATAATCAGAAACTTTGATGTTCAGGTGATTGAAGGACACAGTGTTGCTCCTAGTGCTTCCATTATTCTTCGCATGAAGCATGGTTTAATGGTTAGAGTCACCAAGAGAGGGTACTACTAG